The proteins below come from a single Parazoarcus communis genomic window:
- a CDS encoding diguanylate cyclase domain-containing protein — MSKEALASRLAALQRRFIDQLPDRMQRLREALCPPAGKEACLSTARALTHGLSGSGGTFGFPEISDAARALSNALQSHAEHHPPKAVQPLLEALQAAVSEALRQGDTTPQPLIERKASAPADAALPVCLISADQALAGELRLKLGHFGYAVRAFDTVAAALEHADEDSPLALIVDSDFSDDEKAGVQALAEHPFPAPRKPPLVFISARDDFEARLAGVRNGGQAYFTRPVEIPALAATLDTLTERIPPMPPRVLIIEDDENVSRFYAETLDASGIVPTCLTDPTRLAQALSESRPDLILMDLYLPGCDGIELASLIRQQDAYVSVPIVFLSSETAEEQQLLALKSGADDYLTKPVDPTRLVSVICSRARRAGVLREHIDHDSLTGLLNHGRLEERLELELLRSKRLGHPLAFAMIDLDHFKSVNDSHGHAAGDQVLRALARLLQSRLRRTDVAGRYGGEEFALILTDTDGASAQRILEPLRKEFAALSHTADGASFHVTFSCGIADFPTHPDASSLTAAADDALYDAKERGRNRIELAPSPHARPAA, encoded by the coding sequence TTGAGTAAGGAAGCCCTCGCGAGCCGGCTCGCGGCGCTGCAGCGCCGCTTTATCGACCAGTTGCCAGACCGGATGCAGCGGCTGCGGGAGGCCCTGTGTCCGCCCGCCGGAAAGGAAGCGTGCCTGAGCACGGCCCGCGCGCTGACGCATGGCCTCTCCGGCTCGGGCGGCACCTTCGGCTTCCCGGAGATCAGCGATGCTGCGCGGGCACTGAGCAACGCTCTTCAGTCTCATGCCGAGCACCACCCACCGAAAGCCGTTCAGCCCCTGCTTGAAGCGCTTCAGGCTGCCGTCAGCGAGGCCCTCCGGCAAGGCGACACGACGCCACAGCCGCTTATCGAGCGCAAGGCATCCGCCCCTGCAGACGCTGCGCTGCCAGTCTGCCTGATCTCGGCCGATCAGGCGCTGGCAGGCGAGCTTCGTCTCAAACTCGGCCACTTTGGCTATGCGGTTCGCGCCTTCGATACGGTGGCGGCTGCGCTCGAGCACGCGGATGAGGACAGCCCGCTCGCCCTGATCGTCGACAGCGACTTTAGCGATGACGAGAAGGCCGGCGTTCAGGCGCTGGCCGAGCATCCGTTCCCTGCGCCACGCAAGCCGCCGCTCGTCTTCATCTCGGCGCGCGACGATTTCGAAGCCCGCCTGGCAGGCGTGCGAAATGGCGGGCAGGCCTATTTCACCAGACCGGTGGAGATTCCTGCGCTCGCCGCCACACTCGATACCCTGACCGAGCGTATTCCGCCGATGCCGCCCAGAGTCCTCATCATCGAGGACGACGAGAACGTTTCGCGCTTCTACGCGGAAACCCTCGATGCGTCGGGAATCGTGCCAACCTGCCTCACCGATCCGACCCGTCTCGCCCAGGCACTCTCGGAATCCCGCCCCGATCTGATTCTGATGGATCTCTACCTTCCCGGGTGCGACGGCATCGAACTGGCCTCGCTGATCCGGCAGCAGGACGCCTATGTCAGCGTTCCGATCGTGTTCCTGTCGAGCGAAACGGCCGAGGAGCAGCAACTGCTCGCGCTCAAGAGTGGCGCTGACGACTATCTCACCAAGCCGGTCGATCCGACACGGCTCGTATCCGTCATCTGCAGCCGCGCACGGCGGGCAGGTGTGCTGCGCGAGCATATCGACCACGACAGCCTTACCGGCCTGCTCAATCACGGCAGGCTCGAAGAGCGACTGGAGCTCGAACTGCTGCGCTCCAAACGGCTCGGACATCCACTGGCGTTCGCAATGATCGACCTCGATCATTTCAAGTCGGTCAACGACAGCCATGGTCATGCCGCGGGCGACCAGGTGTTGCGCGCCCTCGCACGGCTGCTGCAGAGCCGGCTGCGCCGCACCGACGTTGCAGGCCGCTACGGTGGCGAGGAATTCGCCCTCATCCTGACCGACACCGACGGAGCGTCGGCGCAGCGAATCCTGGAGCCGCTGCGCAAGGAGTTCGCCGCCTTGAGCCACACTGCGGACGGCGCGAGCTTTCACGTCACTTTCAGTTGCGGTATCGCCGACTTTCCCACCCATCCGGATGCATCGTCCCTCACGGCAGCCGCCGACGATGCGCTTTACGACGCCAAGGAACGCGGTCGCAACCGCATCGAACTGGCCCCCTCCCCCCATGCCCGCCCGGCCGCCTAG
- a CDS encoding nucleoside recognition family protein, giving the protein MDLLTDIILRAGRSAVELSLFVLLPIMVVMLSLMRLLEAKGLIDMAIARITPALRPLGLTGLGVFAALQISFVSFAAPVATLTMMESRGSSDRHIAATLAMVLAMAQGNVTFPMAAMGLAFGPTLMLSAIGGLVAAAVTYHLFGRGLSAAEAPLDETLHHRVADDAKGVLDVINRAGAEAFKIAIGAIPMLVLALVAVMVLRLTGTIDLLTHLLAPGLTMIGIDPALILPTLTKFIAGGTAMMGVMDDMLKAGSATVTTLNSSAGFLISPLDVPGVAVLISAGRRVTKVWKPAVFGAAVGIVIRTAGHALL; this is encoded by the coding sequence ATGGACCTGCTCACCGACATCATCCTGCGCGCCGGCCGCTCGGCAGTCGAGCTCTCGCTCTTCGTGCTCCTTCCGATCATGGTGGTGATGCTCTCGCTGATGCGCCTGCTCGAAGCAAAGGGTCTCATCGACATGGCCATCGCGCGCATCACCCCCGCGCTGCGCCCACTCGGCCTGACCGGGCTGGGCGTGTTTGCTGCGCTGCAGATCAGCTTCGTGAGCTTCGCGGCGCCCGTCGCCACGCTCACCATGATGGAGAGCCGCGGCAGCTCCGACCGCCATATTGCGGCCACTCTCGCCATGGTGCTGGCGATGGCTCAGGGCAACGTCACCTTCCCAATGGCAGCCATGGGCCTGGCCTTCGGCCCTACCCTGATGCTGTCCGCAATCGGCGGCCTGGTTGCGGCAGCGGTCACCTACCATCTGTTCGGCCGCGGCCTGTCGGCGGCTGAAGCGCCCCTGGACGAAACCCTCCACCACCGGGTGGCTGACGACGCCAAGGGGGTGCTCGACGTCATCAACCGCGCCGGCGCCGAAGCTTTCAAGATTGCCATCGGCGCGATTCCGATGCTGGTGCTGGCCCTGGTCGCGGTCATGGTGCTACGACTGACGGGCACCATCGACCTGCTCACCCACCTGCTCGCCCCGGGCCTGACCATGATCGGTATCGACCCGGCGCTGATTCTGCCCACGCTCACCAAGTTCATTGCCGGCGGCACTGCGATGATGGGAGTGATGGACGACATGCTGAAAGCCGGTTCCGCCACGGTGACCACGCTCAACAGCAGCGCGGGCTTCCTCATCAGCCCGCTCGACGTCCCCGGCGTGGCGGTGCTGATTTCTGCCGGCCGGCGGGTGACCAAGGTATGGAAGCCGGCGGTCTTCGGCGCTGCTGTGGGTATCGTGATCCGCACCGCTGGCCACGCCCTGCTCTGA
- a CDS encoding CidA/LrgA family protein has translation MLQALTLLLVFQLVGEVIVRAFALPVPGPVIGMALLFAALMLRGGPSESLRETAGSLLQHLSLLFVPAGTGVILYGSRLADEWLPLTAALLGSTFLTIAMTALLLRALGKRSRHPERPS, from the coding sequence ATGCTCCAGGCCCTGACCCTTCTGCTCGTATTTCAGCTTGTCGGCGAAGTGATCGTGCGCGCCTTCGCCCTGCCCGTGCCGGGCCCGGTGATCGGCATGGCACTTCTGTTTGCCGCCCTGATGCTGCGCGGCGGGCCGAGTGAATCCCTGCGCGAGACCGCGGGATCGCTGCTGCAGCATCTGTCGCTGCTGTTCGTGCCGGCAGGAACCGGGGTGATCCTGTACGGCAGCCGGCTTGCCGACGAATGGCTGCCGCTGACCGCAGCACTGCTGGGCAGCACATTCCTGACCATCGCCATGACGGCGCTCCTGCTGCGTGCGCTCGGCAAACGCAGCCGCCACCCGGAGCGTCCGTCGTGA
- a CDS encoding sensor histidine kinase, with the protein MEALPSLKVLVVEDDPLQREACEAFLGALGQRVVTTATGDDAIALFEREEPDLVLMDVLLPTIDGFETTRRLRAQCGERWVPIIYLTVLDSSARLIEGLEAGGDDYLVKPVSVDILEAKLRSVIRTLSLYRQIEESRDDLKRANVTLTRANRELDTFAFSVAHDLKAPLRAIDGYRGLLMEEYAERLAPEAKGYLERIGLSVAHMNTLIDDMLVYSRIERSTQKTATLELKPLIESALQLYQRELDASTVQVTVTATGSLSADRRGIELALRNLIGNAVKFAASEPSPSIEIGFEQNADRQHLWVSDNGIGFDMRHSNRIFDIFQRLHPSDRYPGTGIGLAIVRKAIERMGGRAWAESSPGKGACFHLEWPA; encoded by the coding sequence ATGGAAGCATTGCCCTCACTCAAGGTACTGGTCGTCGAAGACGATCCCTTGCAGCGCGAAGCCTGCGAAGCCTTTCTCGGGGCGCTGGGCCAGCGCGTCGTCACGACAGCCACTGGCGACGACGCCATTGCCCTTTTCGAGCGAGAGGAACCCGACCTTGTCCTGATGGATGTCCTGCTGCCGACGATCGACGGCTTCGAGACCACGCGCCGCCTCCGGGCGCAGTGTGGCGAACGCTGGGTGCCAATCATCTACCTCACCGTCCTCGACAGCTCCGCACGGCTCATCGAGGGACTGGAAGCCGGAGGCGACGACTACCTGGTGAAGCCGGTGAGCGTGGATATTCTGGAAGCCAAGCTTCGCTCCGTGATCCGCACCCTCTCGCTGTACCGGCAGATCGAAGAGTCGCGTGACGACCTGAAACGCGCAAACGTCACGCTCACCCGCGCCAACCGGGAACTCGACACCTTCGCCTTTTCGGTCGCACATGATCTCAAGGCACCGCTGCGCGCAATCGACGGCTACCGCGGGCTACTGATGGAAGAGTACGCCGAACGCCTGGCGCCCGAGGCGAAGGGCTATCTCGAGCGAATCGGCCTCAGTGTCGCTCACATGAACACCCTGATCGACGACATGCTCGTCTATTCGCGCATCGAACGCAGCACACAGAAAACCGCTACGCTGGAACTGAAGCCGCTCATTGAGAGCGCCTTGCAGCTCTATCAGCGCGAACTCGACGCGAGCACGGTGCAGGTCACCGTCACCGCCACAGGCAGCCTGAGTGCAGATCGCAGGGGGATCGAACTTGCGCTCAGAAACCTAATCGGCAATGCCGTGAAGTTCGCGGCATCGGAGCCCTCCCCAAGCATCGAAATCGGCTTTGAGCAAAACGCCGATCGCCAGCACCTGTGGGTCAGTGACAACGGCATCGGTTTCGACATGCGGCACAGCAACCGCATATTCGACATCTTTCAGCGCCTGCACCCGTCGGACAGATACCCGGGCACGGGCATTGGACTCGCAATCGTGAGGAAGGCCATCGAGCGCATGGGCGGGCGCGCATGGGCCGAAAGCAGCCCGGGCAAGGGCGCCTGCTTCCACCTGGAATGGCCCGCCTGA
- a CDS encoding LrgB family protein, translating into MNGNLNEIWVYLSTTPLLGLTLTLIAYQAAFWIYKRLGFHPLANPVLIAVAMLASVLLLTGTPYTTYFDGAQFVHFLLGPATVALAIPLHAQWPRLKAMAGPLLISLLAGSLTAALSAYAIGAALGASRESLMSLAPKSVTTPIAMAVAERLGGLPSLTAVLVIMTGILGAVGARYIYQWLRIEDHAVRGFAIGIASHGIGTARAFQVSEQAGAFAALAMGLNGLVTALSLPWILPWIESLLNR; encoded by the coding sequence GTGAACGGCAACCTGAACGAGATCTGGGTCTATCTCTCGACCACGCCGCTGCTTGGCCTCACCCTGACCCTGATCGCCTATCAGGCCGCGTTCTGGATATACAAGCGGCTTGGCTTTCACCCGCTGGCGAACCCGGTCCTGATTGCCGTGGCGATGCTTGCCAGCGTGCTGCTGCTGACCGGCACGCCCTACACCACCTACTTCGACGGTGCCCAGTTCGTGCACTTCCTGCTCGGCCCTGCCACGGTGGCGCTGGCCATTCCGCTGCATGCACAGTGGCCGCGCCTGAAGGCCATGGCCGGACCGCTCCTGATCAGCCTGCTGGCCGGGTCGCTCACCGCGGCGCTGTCGGCCTACGCCATCGGCGCAGCGCTTGGCGCCAGCCGCGAGTCGCTGATGTCGCTCGCGCCCAAGAGCGTCACCACACCGATCGCCATGGCCGTCGCCGAGCGCCTGGGCGGCCTGCCTTCGCTGACCGCAGTGCTGGTAATCATGACCGGCATCCTCGGCGCAGTCGGCGCACGCTACATCTATCAGTGGCTGCGCATCGAGGACCACGCCGTCCGTGGCTTCGCCATCGGCATTGCCTCGCATGGCATCGGCACCGCACGCGCCTTCCAGGTCAGCGAGCAGGCCGGCGCCTTCGCGGCCCTCGCCATGGGGCTGAACGGATTGGTCACCGCCCTGTCTCTGCCATGGATCCTGCCCTGGATCGAAAGCCTGCTCAACCGCTGA
- a CDS encoding response regulator, whose amino-acid sequence MNPDLLKKILYVEDEPDIQTVAAMALQALGGFELECCSSGAEAVAKAPAFEPDVILLDVMMPDMDGPSTLQALRQLPGLALTPVIFMTAKVQPQEVEHYRALGALDVIHKPFDPMSLADQVRQIWLHAEALDLE is encoded by the coding sequence ATGAACCCTGACCTGCTCAAGAAAATTCTCTACGTCGAGGACGAGCCCGACATCCAGACCGTTGCCGCCATGGCCCTGCAGGCGCTCGGCGGCTTCGAACTCGAATGTTGCAGCTCCGGCGCCGAGGCGGTAGCCAAGGCGCCCGCCTTCGAGCCCGACGTGATTCTGCTTGACGTCATGATGCCGGACATGGACGGCCCCTCGACATTGCAAGCCCTGCGCCAGCTCCCGGGCCTTGCCCTTACGCCGGTCATTTTCATGACCGCAAAGGTGCAGCCGCAGGAGGTGGAGCATTACCGGGCACTCGGTGCGCTGGATGTCATCCACAAGCCCTTCGATCCCATGAGCCTTGCAGATCAGGTGCGCCAGATCTGGCTCCATGCGGAGGCGCTCGACCTTGAGTAA
- a CDS encoding PAS domain S-box protein — MKEPDYPPDEAERLDALLALKLLDTPGEDRYDRITRLAQRLFKVPIALISLIDAERQWFKSRQGLSATETPRRISFCGHAILQDGIFMVPDTHDDLRFADNPLVTDAPDIRFYAGAPLSTLEGFRIGTLCLIDTAPRELSAEDQQSLRDLADLVQSELTRIRAQQMVEALHNQEARMRAIVNTAIDGIVTINDAGIVESFNPAAERIFGFTAEEVLGNNVRMLMPEPYHSEHDGYLERFLRTREPHVIGIGREVVGRCKDGSTFPMDLAVGETELGSRRLFTGIIRNISARKNAQRELAARDAMQKAILRGVSYAIVATDESGTIRAFNPAAERMLGFDASEMIGLSSPLVFHDPLEIRARAAELSAEFGCTIAPDFHAIVARTARLSEADEREWTLIRKNGSRLSAMQSVTALQDSEGHISGFVGIAYDLTEQKENERLKKEFISTVSHELRTPLTSIRGSLGLIMGGVAGSLPSQAAKLVEVAHRNSERLVRLINDMLDIEKIASGKMVFNLTSQALLPVITQAIDASRGYARELGVAFELHDDTEDVHVRIDNDRLVQVLTNLLANAAKFSPRGGSVRVSVGASNGRVRIAVTDSGPGIPAAFQHRIFQKFSQADASDARQKGGTGLGLAISRALVEAMSGTIGFDSSTSGTCFWVELPCTGPATPLLPSPAQEQAHGARILVCEDDPDFAELIRFVLEEAGYRPDIAYSAAAAKSMLRQHAYDAMTLDIALPDQDGVSLIRELRGEAYARNLPVVVVTATRVAGKARLGGELAIADWLEKPVDHKRLLAALDNSRNDAEGNAEGRSDRPRILHVEDDPDVHRFVEALITNMATIDHAYDLQAARALLSENAYDLVILDLGLPDGSGWSLVPVIASKQPEPRVVVFSASELSEHDSQQFAACLLKSSTDNDRLLSTLRTQIQRNLPRGQ, encoded by the coding sequence ATGAAGGAACCGGACTATCCGCCCGATGAGGCCGAGCGCCTTGACGCGCTGCTGGCGCTCAAGCTGCTGGACACCCCGGGCGAGGACCGGTACGACCGCATCACGCGCCTTGCTCAACGCCTGTTCAAGGTGCCGATCGCGCTGATCAGCCTGATCGACGCGGAGCGCCAGTGGTTCAAGTCGCGACAGGGCCTCAGCGCCACCGAAACCCCGCGCAGGATTTCATTCTGTGGCCACGCCATCCTGCAGGATGGCATCTTCATGGTGCCCGACACCCACGACGACCTTCGATTTGCCGACAATCCGCTCGTCACCGATGCGCCCGACATCCGCTTCTATGCCGGCGCGCCGCTCTCCACCCTGGAAGGCTTTCGCATCGGCACGCTGTGCCTCATCGATACCGCTCCGCGCGAGCTCTCGGCAGAGGATCAGCAATCGCTCAGAGACCTCGCCGATCTGGTCCAGTCCGAACTGACGCGGATACGGGCGCAGCAGATGGTTGAAGCGCTGCACAACCAGGAGGCACGCATGCGTGCCATCGTGAACACCGCCATCGACGGCATCGTGACCATCAACGACGCCGGTATTGTCGAATCCTTCAACCCCGCAGCGGAACGCATTTTCGGTTTCACGGCAGAAGAGGTGCTCGGCAACAACGTCAGGATGCTGATGCCTGAGCCCTATCATTCGGAGCACGACGGCTACCTCGAACGCTTCCTCCGCACCCGCGAGCCCCATGTAATCGGCATTGGTCGCGAAGTCGTGGGCCGCTGCAAGGATGGCAGCACCTTCCCGATGGACCTTGCGGTCGGCGAAACGGAGCTCGGCTCCCGCCGCCTCTTTACCGGCATCATCCGCAATATCAGCGCACGCAAGAACGCGCAGCGCGAGCTCGCGGCGCGCGATGCGATGCAGAAAGCCATTCTCAGGGGCGTGAGCTACGCAATCGTCGCCACCGACGAGAGCGGCACCATCCGTGCGTTCAACCCGGCAGCCGAGCGCATGCTGGGCTTCGATGCCAGCGAAATGATCGGCCTCAGCAGCCCGCTCGTCTTTCACGACCCGCTTGAGATCCGTGCCAGAGCCGCCGAGCTTTCAGCCGAATTCGGCTGCACCATCGCCCCGGATTTCCACGCAATCGTGGCCCGCACGGCTCGCCTCAGCGAGGCGGACGAACGCGAATGGACGCTCATCCGTAAGAACGGCTCACGCCTGTCCGCCATGCAGTCCGTCACCGCGCTGCAGGACAGTGAGGGGCACATCAGCGGCTTTGTCGGCATTGCCTACGATCTGACCGAGCAGAAAGAGAACGAGCGCCTGAAGAAGGAGTTCATCTCCACCGTCAGCCATGAACTGCGCACACCACTGACATCGATCCGGGGATCTCTCGGCCTGATCATGGGTGGCGTTGCCGGCAGCCTGCCGTCACAGGCAGCCAAACTGGTCGAGGTCGCCCATCGCAACAGCGAGCGCCTCGTCCGGCTGATCAATGACATGCTCGACATCGAGAAGATCGCATCGGGAAAGATGGTGTTCAACCTCACCTCCCAGGCACTTCTTCCGGTCATCACTCAAGCCATCGATGCGAGTCGCGGGTATGCACGCGAACTCGGCGTCGCCTTCGAGCTACACGACGACACCGAGGACGTTCATGTCCGCATTGACAACGACCGCCTGGTGCAGGTGTTGACCAATCTGCTGGCCAATGCGGCAAAGTTCTCTCCGCGTGGCGGTAGCGTCCGGGTCTCGGTAGGCGCCAGCAACGGACGGGTCCGCATTGCGGTGACCGACAGCGGCCCGGGCATTCCTGCGGCGTTCCAGCACCGGATATTCCAGAAGTTCTCCCAGGCCGACGCGTCCGACGCCCGCCAGAAAGGTGGCACCGGGCTCGGACTGGCCATTTCGCGCGCGCTGGTCGAGGCAATGTCGGGCACCATCGGCTTCGACAGTTCGACATCCGGCACCTGCTTCTGGGTCGAACTGCCCTGTACCGGCCCCGCCACGCCCCTCCTCCCCTCGCCAGCGCAGGAGCAGGCCCACGGCGCCCGCATCCTGGTGTGCGAGGACGACCCGGATTTCGCCGAGCTGATCCGTTTCGTCCTCGAAGAGGCTGGCTACCGTCCAGACATCGCGTACAGCGCCGCAGCGGCAAAATCCATGCTCCGGCAGCACGCCTACGACGCCATGACGCTCGATATCGCGCTCCCGGACCAGGACGGCGTCTCCCTCATTCGCGAACTGCGCGGCGAAGCCTATGCGCGCAATCTCCCTGTCGTCGTGGTGACCGCAACGAGAGTCGCCGGCAAGGCCAGACTGGGCGGCGAACTCGCCATTGCCGACTGGCTGGAAAAGCCGGTCGATCACAAACGTCTGCTTGCAGCGCTCGACAACTCCCGCAATGATGCCGAGGGGAACGCCGAGGGCAGGTCCGACAGACCGCGCATTCTCCATGTTGAGGACGACCCCGACGTCCATCGCTTCGTCGAAGCACTGATCACGAACATGGCCACGATCGACCACGCTTACGACCTGCAGGCAGCGCGCGCGCTGCTGTCGGAAAACGCCTACGATCTGGTGATCCTCGATCTGGGCCTGCCCGACGGTTCGGGCTGGTCACTCGTACCCGTGATCGCGAGCAAACAGCCCGAACCGCGGGTGGTGGTGTTCTCGGCGAGCGAACTGTCCGAGCACGATTCCCAGCAATTTGCTGCCTGTCTGCTCAAGTCGAGCACCGATAACGATCGGCTGCTGTCTACACTTCGGACACAGATTCAACGCAACCTGCCGAGGGGCCAATGA